The sequence TCAAACACAATAATGCCGGAATTTGATGCGGAGAATGTTACTGATGCTTTCCACAAGTCGATACAAATGAATAGTTGTACTAGCAAGCAGATCTATCCTTCGAATTATTTTAAGGAAGGCCAGATTGTTGGTATAGCCAACTTTGCAGAAGCCATTTCTGATGAGATTAATTATAATTTTGTTAGAGGTATTGATACATGGTTTATGGCACTTGGTGGCAGCCCTATAAATATTTCTAGTCAAAATATGTATGAGGCAATCTATAAACTGTGCCCTGATGTGGATAATGATGTGCTTTTATATTTTGGTTATAAGGAGTCCTTTGTTCATCTAATGGGTAATCATTATAAAGAGGATGGTGGCGTGTCTACTGTTGATGACAGAGTGATATATTTCCTTCCGGATATTATTCCGTTCAATAACAGGCTGATAGTGGTGGATAAACGAAAAATGCCCAAACTGGCATTACGCGAACCAAAAGAAGATACAAGGAGACTTTTCCAATATGAAAGGATATCTGCGAATTATCCTATATATTGGGGATTGGTAGACCTAAAAAATGATTCTGTGTTACGAAAAGAACTATTGAATAAAAACTATGATATTAATGATTTGAAATCACAAAGTTATTTAAGTATATACCTATATGCTGATTTCTACATACCTAGTGATTCCATCAGATGCCATATTGCAATGATTGATTCTTACTCATCAGAGAAAGATGAATTGGATAAAATCAGAAAGATAAAGTTAAATAATTAGATTTTGACAATATTACTTGCTTTATTACGCAAAAAAAACTTATTAATTAAAAAAAATATTGATTAATTTATATAATAATCAAAATAAAAATGTAACTTTGCAGCAAAATTGTAGCAATAATTCATTCATTCTAAGGCTATTATGGGAAAAATGTCTATTGTTGATCCCGCATTAAACAAGGGGTACGGAATGCTTAGCGTTCTAGAGCAGAGTATTTCTCCTGCTGAGGTAAGGCGCTTGGAACGTTTGGGGTATATTGAAAATGCAATATCTCCACAAGGAGCAACATGGCGACTTTCTGCAAAAGGAAAGCGTATGCGTAAGAATCTCATGAAAGGTAATTCGTTTGCCATGCGATGCAGTGATTTCTTCTTCAAGCATGTGTTACGTTATAATGTGAGCTTGGAGTGAAAACGTATTATGTTTTATGGGTGCCCACATTGTCGGAACTAAAGCACCCCTTTTACTGCAGAGAAGAAGTTAATCATAAGTTAGAAGATTCAAAATGTCTTGGTGGTTATCATTTGAAGGGGCGAATAGATTCGTCCCTTGATATTGAGATAGAGTACCGTAGGACGGGAGTCTATGGCCTATGGGAAAAGTTTATAGGCAAAAAGCCTGGTGTTATAAGACTGCATAAAGAGTCGGATATACTCAAAAGGGGATTTGTGCAGTATTCGAGTGAATTGCCAGAAACTGAACTCGATGAAATTCAAAAAGGATTGTGCGGAGTCCTAAAGTCGCCTATCTATCATTTTATAAAAGAATTCTTCCATAACCACACTCACCATCATGCTTCACAAGATAGCTTGTTGCAGGCATACGCAAGCCAGGAAATGGTGGATTTGAATTCTACATATGAAGAAATAACGCTTCACTATATCCATCAGTATCGGGATTTATTGATTGACTTCAATGAAGAGACTTCAGAACAGATTGTCCTTCTAAAAAATCGATTAAACCATGCTCGTCAAGTTAAGCAAAGCATAAATGCATTAGGCGATATCGTTAAGGCCGGCGACGACCTTAAGGGACAATTGGGTTATATGGATTTCCTGATACAGAGACTTGCTAGACCCTATAGCATACCGAAGGGATTGAGAAACGAGATTGAATTATTAAGAAACACAACTCGACAGATATTAGATGATGCAAATACCTCATATAATGTGTCAACGGCAGCCTTGGGGATTAAATACGGCATTCAGGGTATTAGATTTGGATGTTGGGGCATAATTGTTAGCTGTGCGCTTTTTGCAATTTCTACCTATATCACCTGTAGCAACCATACTATTGAGGATGCTGTTGAGAGAGCTAAGCAGGAAATCATTAAGAGAGATAGTACTAATTATAAGCAAGTTACGGATTCAATACGAAACGACGTAAGCAAGGTAAAACACAATATTGATAAACTACAAAAGGAGGTCAGAAAACAAAGAAAGTAATCTTCTGGTGCAAAAAACGGTCGATATCCACTCCACCCAATTAGCTAAATCGGAGCATGTTTTTAGGAACGGCCTCTGTCCTATACAAAAACAGATAACGGCCAAAATTTTCTTCTGTTATTGCTGCCATTGTACTTAAATATTTAATTCGGCAGCCGCTCCAGCTATGCTGGCTTCGCTCGTCAAAGAAAGGTAATCACTTTATTCAGCCCCTGCCGCTCGGCTATGCCGCTTTCATAAAGAAAGAATACGTCTTTTTTTCATGCTTACGCCATTAGGATGAACTAATCAGAAAAGTGAACGGATATCCCCGTTTTGGGTGGGTGGATATCGACCGTTTTTTGCAAATGGACACCAACACACGTCTGGCCATGCTGCAGATACTAGAAGAAAGGTATGAGAGGAAGTCCGTTATCATCGTCTCTCAGCTGCCTATTAATAAATGGTATGACTACATTGGAGATCCCACTCTGGCCGATGCCATCATGGACAGATTGGTGTCAAATGCGAATAAAATTGAATTAAAAGGTGATTCTATGCGTCAGAAAAAGAAAAAATAATTATCTTTGCACCCAGTTAGGCAGAGTCGATGATCATGGTACCGTTTGCAGCGATACGGACGGTACCGATTACAGTGTTACACTTGGTACCGATACAGCGATATCAGCATCTAACTTCTCCCACAATATCTCTTTCCCCGTCCATTTCAAACTTTCCACGTTCCTTAAACCTTATATAGCAGGCATTAAACTTCTCCTTAGGCATCTTCTTTTTCAGCAACTCAAAGAAGTTCAAATCATGTGTAGTCATCACAATCTGTCTATCAAGCGAGAATGCTACATTCCTCAGCAGGTCTATCATCGACAATATATTAATGTCATCCAACGCCTGTATCGGGTCATCTATAAAAACGCACCCTACATCCTGTCCGTCATCTGTCTTCGCAAATAGAGCCTTTGCCATAAATATACAGAACGAAAGAATATTTACCTGGGCTGTACTAAAGTATAACGTCGGGACAATAGTATCGTTCCCTTCCGTCTTATTTCTCATATAGACGTTCAGTCGTGGCTTCGTCAAACTAAAATCACATTCAAACCGTATCTCTTTATATTCTGGATGTGGGTCTATCGTATTATATAATCGCTGAATTTGATCAACTTGGAAAAAATTGGCCACATAGTCTTTGAGATATTGCTGGAGTCTCTCAATTTCATCTGATACAGCCTCATGATTACTCTCACTCTGAGATATTCTTTCCTTCATCTCCTTGATATCTTTCTTCACCTGTTGCTGCTGGTTATATTTCCTCGCAATTCCTAACATCGTCAAATATTCGCCCAGCATTGTCAGTTTCTTCTCAATCAAAGCCGATTCCTGTCGAAGCTTTGTCTTGTTTTCTTCAAACAACTGCACAATATCCCCAGCCGCTGTATCACTCGTAATTTCAGCGACTTTACACTCTTTTTTTAAGAACCGTAGAGTCTTGAAATATCTTTCTGCCAGAATCTCTCTTTCTTTATTCTTTTTATCATACTCTTCTTCTAACGCCACTTCTTTACTCAAATCAGCATGTTGTTCCTCCTTCAACGTCTTGCATTCGGCATTTGCCTCATTGATTTGTTTGTCATATTGGGCTATCGTTTCCTTCAAGTCGTGTATACGCGAACTCCAAAAATGCAGCGTCAAATCATCTGCGGTATCGTTTCCCAAAATCCGCTGATACTCCAGATAATCTTCTTTATTCTGCGTCTCGCTTATTACTTTCTGAGCCTCTATGCGCTTCCCTTCTTTCGCTTTCTTTTTTCTCTCAAGCAATTCAAGCGCCTTATCATTTTCTTCAATAGACTTATCCCTCTCATGGATTTCTTTTGCCAACATCTCCTTACTTTCAGCATACTGTTTCTCAACCTGCTCCTTTGTCAGGTCTTTGAATCTTGAGTACTCCCCATCCACCTGTTCTTGGTTCATTCTGATGACTTTGTCTGCTTCTCGTAAGGCAGCGTTCACCTTTTCTTGCTCCCCATTCAAACGATTCAATTCCTGAACAGCATTTGCCACAGCTTCATCGATGACCTTATCAAATTGTTGATACCATACCTCTCTTTCTTGATGGTCACGTTTATTTGCCTCTTTCAATTCTTCCCTTTTGGCAATAGCTTGTGCAACAGCTTTAGGCACCGCTTTGTTGTCTTCAATACTCCTCAACAGATGTTCCACATTGGCGTAGTCATGGCCGCACAGTGGGCATACGCCTGTCTTCAACTCACTCACCATTTCTCTCGAACGATTCACGAGTTGGCTTACCTGGTTCTGAAATGCAGTCTGCTGATCAATACTTTTGGTCAATTCCGCAATTTCCATGTCACGACCGGAAATTCTCTGGCTCAGAACCACTACGCGTTTCGATTCCTCTTCAAATCCTTCAATCTCAGCATCCACTTTCCTGCCATACACTTTCTGTTGTATGCCGCGTAGGCGGTTCATCTCTTTATTCTTTGTATCAATGCTTACCTTTTTCTCTGCAATTATTCCCGACAGTTCTGTTTTTTCCTTCTGTTTCAGGCTAATCTCTTTCAGGCAGCTTTGATATTTTGCATAGTCTGTATCTAAACATTTTTTCTTATTCTCAACGATATCTAACTGTGCCTTCTGTTTCTTTCGAGTTTCTTCTATACTGCTGCGTTCTTTTTCCAGCTTAGAGATTTGCTCTGCTAATGTAATCAGTTCATTGTCGCATGCGGTTATTTCTTTTTTCTTGGTATCAATCACTGTCCACAACTCCCTATACTGAGGGTACTTTTCCACCAGTTTCTGTAGTCGCGTCAGTCCGTTTACATGGTCCTTCCGTTCATTTCCGAGTTTTTCAACAAGGGCCAACAATTCTT is a genomic window of Xylanibacter ruminicola 23 containing:
- a CDS encoding ATP-binding protein — protein: MNGYPRFGWVDIDRFLQMDTNTRLAMLQILEERYERKSVIIVSQLPINKWYDYIGDPTLADAIMDRLVSNANKIELKGDSMRQKKKK